A section of the Aminiphilus circumscriptus DSM 16581 genome encodes:
- a CDS encoding IclR family transcriptional regulator — MKPPTSIEKAASVLDRLAEPPYTMSLTEVADFLSMSKPGALSMLDAMEQCGFVFRDSLTKRYTLGASLVRLGKAFLEQSDLEDTVMPHLVRLKETTPGGRGHTYLSIWDGRKCFLLLSVDFLHDRRTYGPYEGGGIPLHAGLTAILLAAYQDQATIRRMLEAAVPLKKVTENTLTDIDQIMEHYRRVREQGYHLGNEGYRIGFVGIAAPVFDKDGRAFAAVALSCPKTLLSREALVESYLDGVLETARVITRKIALRG, encoded by the coding sequence ATGAAACCGCCCACGAGCATCGAAAAAGCGGCCTCCGTCCTGGACAGACTGGCCGAACCGCCCTACACCATGTCCCTCACGGAGGTGGCGGATTTTCTCTCCATGAGCAAGCCCGGTGCGCTGAGCATGCTCGACGCCATGGAACAGTGCGGGTTCGTCTTCCGCGATTCCCTGACAAAGCGTTACACCCTCGGGGCCTCTCTCGTCCGGCTCGGCAAGGCCTTTCTGGAGCAATCCGATCTGGAGGACACGGTCATGCCCCATCTGGTCCGCCTCAAGGAGACGACGCCCGGAGGAAGGGGACACACCTATCTGAGCATCTGGGACGGGCGGAAGTGTTTTCTGCTCCTCTCCGTGGATTTTCTCCACGACCGGCGGACCTACGGTCCCTACGAGGGAGGCGGAATTCCACTCCACGCGGGACTCACGGCGATCCTCCTGGCGGCCTACCAGGACCAGGCGACGATCCGGCGCATGCTGGAGGCGGCGGTCCCGCTGAAGAAAGTGACGGAGAACACCCTCACGGACATCGATCAGATCATGGAGCACTATCGCAGAGTCCGCGAACAGGGGTACCACCTGGGCAACGAAGGATACCGCATCGGTTTCGTGGGCATCGCCGCACCGGTGTTCGACAAGGACGGCAGAGCCTTCGCCGCGGTGGCCCTCTCCTGTCCCAAGACACTGCTCTCCCGGGAGGCGCTTGTGGAGAGCTACCTGGACGGCGTGCTCGAAACGGCCCGGGTCATCACCCGAAAGATCGCCCTTCGGGGGTGA
- a CDS encoding M20/M25/M40 family metallo-hydrolase: protein MEGETIMRGETAPGKDVSAGKFFSEKRFIEDYVRRNRENMLDFWEALVNRESFSGDKPSVDALAAWLAERFDEIGGTCELLRFAKAGNGLAVTLNGNAPGRPVLLLGHYDTVFPPLAEERRTFRIEDGRAYGPGVLDMKGGITIAFHAVRALLEGGFRERPIRVLLAGDEETGHPESDMGERFRAAAAECVAAFNLETGALDDGVIVERKGMSRYLLDVRGRAAHAGRDLEEGRSAVLEAAHKTVAISAASGEDMGFNVGVFRGGTVANVVADRAELHIDVRTRTTGAAARAEALLRDVARRSTVEGTEANLSGGMFFPPMERTPGNLALFEHLRWVADSFDLPPVHPAASGGSSDSAFTVAAGTPTADQLGVKGRHNHSPMEWADVASLFERTRFLFCAVATLGNFEKTWTAAERKDSHGKNHEKGGV, encoded by the coding sequence ATGGAAGGTGAAACGATCATGCGCGGAGAAACCGCTCCCGGGAAGGACGTCTCCGCCGGGAAGTTCTTTTCGGAAAAACGCTTCATCGAAGACTACGTCCGCCGCAACCGGGAGAACATGCTCGACTTCTGGGAAGCACTGGTGAACAGAGAAAGCTTCTCCGGGGACAAACCTTCGGTGGACGCCCTGGCGGCGTGGCTCGCCGAACGCTTCGACGAGATCGGAGGAACCTGCGAACTTCTGCGCTTTGCCAAGGCCGGGAATGGCCTCGCCGTCACGCTGAACGGAAACGCGCCCGGCAGGCCGGTCCTTCTGCTCGGCCATTACGACACGGTCTTTCCCCCGCTCGCGGAAGAGCGGCGGACGTTCCGTATTGAGGATGGGCGTGCCTACGGCCCGGGGGTCCTGGACATGAAGGGGGGCATCACCATCGCCTTTCACGCCGTCCGGGCCCTTCTCGAAGGGGGGTTCAGGGAGCGCCCGATCCGGGTTCTCCTCGCGGGAGACGAGGAGACCGGGCACCCCGAGTCCGACATGGGGGAGCGTTTCCGCGCCGCCGCCGCGGAATGCGTCGCGGCCTTCAACCTGGAGACGGGCGCTCTCGACGACGGGGTCATCGTGGAACGCAAGGGCATGAGCCGTTACCTTCTCGACGTGCGGGGCAGAGCGGCCCACGCGGGGCGCGACCTCGAAGAGGGGCGGAGCGCCGTGCTCGAGGCGGCGCACAAGACCGTCGCCATCTCCGCCGCGTCGGGAGAGGACATGGGCTTCAACGTGGGTGTCTTCCGGGGAGGCACCGTGGCAAACGTCGTGGCGGACAGGGCGGAGCTGCACATCGACGTGCGCACCCGCACCACCGGCGCCGCCGCCCGGGCGGAAGCGCTGCTCCGGGACGTGGCCCGCCGCAGCACCGTGGAGGGTACGGAGGCGAACCTGTCAGGGGGAATGTTTTTCCCTCCCATGGAACGCACCCCGGGCAACCTGGCGCTCTTCGAACATCTCCGGTGGGTGGCGGACTCTTTCGACCTGCCTCCGGTGCACCCCGCCGCCTCGGGGGGGAGTTCCGATTCGGCCTTCACCGTCGCGGCGGGAACCCCCACGGCGGATCAACTCGGCGTCAAAGGCAGGCACAACCATTCCCCCATGGAGTGGGCTGACGTGGCCTCGCTCTTTGAGCGCACACGCTTTCTCTTTTGCGCCGTCGCCACCCTGGGGAACTTCGAGAAAACGTGGACGGCAGCGGAACGAAAGGATTCCCACGGGAAGAACCACGAGAAGGGGGGTGTCTGA
- a CDS encoding ABC transporter substrate-binding protein, which yields MKRKIARVCLGLLLTLSLVVPAMARELVIVAAEEIENTDIQQCTTSFATHDFLYAPMLVLDSDMTLQKGYVSDWKVSEDGMVITMTIPEGLKFSNGDPVTAEAVMRSFVRYAETSSFGADFKKDCSFSVNGNDFIMTWTDSPAANFVDMASAFTGLVDVAAAERTDKDEFARKAVTFGLFAVDEWVQGSHIILKRNPYHRTNIPFVENKGIALVESVRVRFVPSGFTRVSEIQAGKADIAFNIPIENVDELEKNDNVEMIRYLLAGGSMYYLNDKVPGLNDPAVRQAIIRGIDKEELVAVLDDKAQARYGFMPPTMSGYSEAAEEAFSRDFGYDMEKAKGLLETAGWKAGKDGIREKDGVRLSFTMMVPLDIPEMASTAPLIQAQLKKLGIAVEIREFEHNYVKNQTRKGEYEIAGRRYNWPDGSMVNYLFESTYKYTSDPEVDEVLKVAVNETNPAKRMELYAKGQRLVLEKGLGVPLLTPFRYLAFSKQIKGYKMTGNTILLLNDVEFVK from the coding sequence ATGAAAAGGAAAATCGCTCGTGTGTGTCTCGGCCTCCTGTTGACACTGAGCCTCGTCGTTCCCGCGATGGCCCGGGAGCTGGTCATCGTGGCGGCGGAGGAGATCGAGAACACGGACATCCAGCAGTGCACCACCAGCTTCGCGACGCACGACTTCCTCTACGCCCCCATGCTCGTTCTCGACAGCGACATGACTCTGCAGAAGGGATACGTGTCGGACTGGAAGGTCTCCGAGGATGGAATGGTCATCACCATGACCATTCCGGAGGGACTGAAATTCTCCAACGGCGACCCCGTCACGGCGGAGGCGGTGATGCGCTCCTTCGTGCGCTACGCGGAGACATCCTCCTTCGGGGCGGATTTCAAGAAGGACTGCAGCTTCAGCGTGAACGGCAACGACTTCATCATGACCTGGACGGACTCCCCCGCCGCGAACTTCGTGGACATGGCAAGCGCCTTCACGGGCCTGGTGGACGTGGCCGCCGCGGAACGCACGGACAAGGACGAATTCGCCCGCAAGGCCGTGACGTTCGGCCTCTTCGCGGTGGACGAGTGGGTCCAGGGATCGCACATCATCCTCAAACGCAATCCGTACCACCGGACGAACATTCCCTTCGTGGAGAACAAAGGCATCGCCCTCGTGGAATCCGTACGAGTGCGCTTCGTCCCCAGCGGCTTCACCCGCGTGTCGGAAATCCAGGCGGGCAAGGCGGACATCGCCTTCAACATCCCCATCGAGAACGTGGACGAACTGGAGAAGAACGACAACGTCGAGATGATCCGCTATCTCCTCGCGGGAGGGAGCATGTACTACCTGAACGACAAGGTTCCCGGCCTGAATGATCCCGCAGTGCGCCAGGCGATCATCCGGGGCATCGACAAGGAGGAACTCGTGGCGGTTCTGGACGACAAGGCCCAGGCCCGGTACGGTTTCATGCCCCCCACCATGTCGGGCTACAGCGAGGCCGCGGAGGAAGCGTTCTCCCGGGACTTCGGCTACGACATGGAAAAGGCGAAGGGGCTTCTTGAGACCGCGGGGTGGAAGGCCGGCAAGGACGGCATCCGCGAGAAGGACGGCGTGCGGCTGAGCTTCACCATGATGGTTCCTCTGGACATTCCCGAGATGGCCTCCACGGCGCCGCTGATCCAGGCCCAGCTCAAGAAGCTCGGCATCGCTGTGGAGATCCGGGAGTTCGAGCACAACTACGTGAAGAACCAGACGCGCAAGGGCGAGTACGAGATCGCCGGACGACGCTACAACTGGCCCGACGGCAGCATGGTGAACTACCTTTTCGAATCGACCTACAAGTACACGAGCGACCCCGAGGTGGACGAGGTGCTCAAGGTCGCCGTGAACGAGACGAACCCGGCGAAGCGCATGGAGCTCTACGCAAAGGGGCAGCGCCTGGTGCTGGAGAAGGGGCTCGGCGTTCCACTCCTCACGCCCTTCCGCTACCTGGCGTTCAGCAAGCAGATCAAGGGATACAAGATGACGGGGAACACGATCCTTCTGCTCAACGACGTGGAATTCGTGAAATAG
- a CDS encoding ABC transporter permease, producing the protein MGDFLAFTAKRLFQGALVVLTVSFVLFSIMHMMPGDPIQLIDNPRASEETIERLRKEWGLDKPFLVQYGYWLGNVLRGDLGRSITTGQSVTSLIAGRFPFTLKLTLTALLLQYLVATPLGLWAAYKRDSWFDKCCVVVTSVLRAIPFFWLGILLILVFSVHFGLLPVSGASGPASYILPVLTLMLPRLAETLRITRSEVLEILREKHVATAYAKGLSERAVMIRHVLRNALVPVTVMFFLAVPWLIGGSIITETIFAWPGMGRLLWKSVSVQDFPVVQGIVLLIAILTVVSTTLGDLLTGLLDPRIRVELRREQA; encoded by the coding sequence TTGGGTGATTTTCTCGCGTTCACGGCAAAACGTCTCTTCCAGGGAGCACTCGTGGTGCTCACGGTCTCCTTCGTGCTCTTCTCCATCATGCACATGATGCCCGGAGACCCCATCCAGCTCATCGACAATCCAAGGGCATCGGAGGAGACCATCGAGCGCCTCCGCAAAGAATGGGGACTCGACAAACCCTTCCTGGTGCAGTACGGCTACTGGCTCGGCAACGTCCTCCGGGGCGATCTGGGAAGATCCATCACCACGGGGCAGTCCGTGACGTCCCTCATCGCGGGGCGCTTTCCCTTCACGCTCAAGCTCACCCTCACGGCACTGCTGCTGCAGTATCTCGTCGCCACGCCCCTCGGACTCTGGGCGGCCTACAAGCGGGACTCCTGGTTCGACAAGTGCTGCGTGGTGGTCACATCGGTCCTCCGGGCCATTCCCTTCTTCTGGCTGGGCATCCTGCTCATTCTCGTCTTCAGTGTCCACTTCGGCCTTCTTCCCGTCTCGGGGGCTTCAGGGCCGGCATCCTACATCCTGCCCGTGCTGACCCTCATGCTCCCCCGTCTGGCGGAGACACTGCGCATCACCCGCTCGGAGGTGCTGGAGATTCTCCGGGAAAAGCACGTGGCCACGGCCTACGCCAAGGGACTGAGCGAGCGGGCCGTCATGATCCGCCACGTGCTGCGCAACGCCCTCGTGCCCGTGACAGTCATGTTCTTTCTCGCCGTTCCCTGGCTCATCGGGGGCTCCATCATCACCGAAACCATCTTCGCCTGGCCGGGCATGGGGCGTCTGCTCTGGAAATCCGTGTCGGTGCAGGACTTCCCGGTCGTGCAGGGCATCGTGCTCCTCATCGCCATCCTCACCGTGGTGAGCACCACTCTGGGGGACCTCCTCACGGGGCTGCTGGACCCGCGCATTCGGGTGGAACTGAGGAGGGAACAGGCATGA
- a CDS encoding ABC transporter permease — MKTEAFRTHLGEACRNRTFLAGFLILASVVVVALFAERIALRPYDEISVREKLQPPSASHFFGTDHLGRDLFSRVIHGSRITLKIGVIAVTIQVLLGVTLGLLAGFYGGWQDKVILFFTDATWALPPTILAIAICAALGPGLTNVIIAVALVSWARFTRVIRAKTQSIKNLPFIESARAFGENDAALLFRYIFPNVVPVTIVLATLSLPATIITTTALGFLGLGAQPPSPDWGVILSDGMTYMTRAPWLSVFPGLAIIYVVLGFNLIGEGLRDLLDPRLKI; from the coding sequence ATGAAGACGGAAGCGTTCCGCACCCACCTGGGCGAGGCCTGCCGCAACAGAACCTTTCTCGCGGGGTTTCTCATTCTGGCGAGCGTGGTGGTGGTGGCCCTCTTCGCCGAACGCATCGCACTCCGCCCCTACGACGAAATCAGCGTGCGGGAGAAGCTGCAACCCCCCTCGGCGTCCCACTTCTTCGGCACGGACCATCTCGGGCGGGATCTCTTCTCCCGGGTGATCCACGGCTCCCGGATCACGCTGAAGATCGGCGTCATCGCCGTGACCATCCAGGTGCTTTTGGGCGTCACCCTGGGACTTCTCGCCGGTTTCTACGGCGGCTGGCAGGACAAGGTGATCCTCTTCTTCACCGACGCCACCTGGGCACTGCCGCCGACGATCCTCGCCATCGCCATCTGTGCCGCCCTCGGCCCGGGGCTGACGAACGTGATCATCGCCGTGGCGCTCGTCTCTTGGGCGCGGTTCACTCGCGTCATCCGCGCCAAGACCCAGAGCATCAAGAATCTTCCCTTCATCGAGTCGGCCCGGGCCTTCGGCGAGAACGACGCGGCGCTCCTCTTCCGCTACATTTTCCCCAACGTGGTTCCCGTGACCATCGTGCTGGCAACCCTTTCCCTCCCCGCCACGATCATCACCACCACGGCCCTGGGCTTCCTCGGCCTCGGCGCGCAGCCGCCCTCGCCGGACTGGGGCGTGATCCTCTCGGACGGCATGACCTACATGACCCGCGCCCCCTGGCTGAGCGTCTTTCCGGGGTTGGCCATCATCTACGTGGTGCTCGGCTTCAACCTCATCGGCGAGGGACTCCGGGATCTCCTCGATCCCCGGCTGAAGATCTGA
- a CDS encoding ABC transporter ATP-binding protein, giving the protein MTNVWNNPNGHEKRFHRHERGNGTAGDTLPGAGARSEGESLRTGPGGADGTALLSVENLAVSFRTARGTSRAVDGVSFSIRPREIYALVGESGCGKSSTAQAVMGLLSETNAPGRRITGTIRFGERNLLDLPDRELSAIRGSHIGMIFQNPLDSLNPLYTAGYQTCEAVLLDGLAKAPAMRRVLELFRGVRLADPEQKLRSYPHELSGGMRQRVMIAMMLARHPKLLIADEPTTALDVSIQAQILDLMLELRRSFNMAMLLITHDFGIVSETADRVGVMYAGKLVEENEVFALFDAPRHPYTRMLMRALPRGTKQGGRLESIPGTLPDPTEPYRGCLFFERCPLRVGRCATEEPLLRRLGETHRVACWRAEEEEQP; this is encoded by the coding sequence ATGACGAACGTGTGGAACAACCCAAACGGACACGAAAAACGCTTCCACCGCCATGAGAGAGGAAACGGCACCGCCGGAGACACTCTTCCCGGGGCCGGGGCAAGAAGCGAAGGCGAATCCCTGCGCACGGGACCGGGCGGTGCCGACGGAACGGCACTCCTTTCCGTGGAGAACCTGGCGGTTTCCTTCCGCACGGCCCGCGGAACGAGCCGCGCCGTGGACGGGGTAAGTTTCTCCATCCGCCCCCGGGAGATCTACGCTCTGGTGGGCGAATCGGGATGCGGCAAATCGAGCACCGCCCAGGCCGTCATGGGTCTTCTCTCGGAGACGAACGCACCGGGACGGCGCATCACCGGCACGATCCGCTTCGGGGAGCGGAACCTTCTCGATCTGCCCGACCGGGAACTCTCCGCCATCCGGGGAAGCCACATCGGCATGATCTTCCAGAACCCGCTGGACTCCCTGAATCCCCTCTACACCGCGGGGTACCAGACCTGCGAGGCGGTTCTCCTGGACGGCCTCGCCAAAGCCCCCGCGATGCGGCGAGTGCTGGAACTCTTCCGGGGCGTCCGCCTGGCGGACCCGGAGCAGAAGCTCCGAAGCTATCCCCACGAACTCTCCGGCGGCATGCGCCAACGGGTGATGATCGCCATGATGCTCGCCCGGCACCCCAAACTGCTCATCGCCGACGAGCCCACCACGGCGCTGGACGTGTCGATCCAGGCCCAGATTCTCGACCTGATGCTGGAGCTGCGAAGGAGCTTCAACATGGCGATGCTCCTCATCACCCACGACTTCGGCATCGTCTCCGAGACGGCCGACCGCGTGGGTGTCATGTACGCGGGCAAGCTCGTGGAGGAAAACGAAGTCTTTGCCCTCTTCGACGCGCCCCGGCACCCCTACACGCGGATGCTCATGCGCGCTCTTCCCAGGGGGACCAAACAGGGCGGGCGGCTGGAGAGCATTCCCGGAACCCTGCCGGATCCGACGGAGCCGTACCGGGGGTGCCTCTTTTTCGAGCGCTGCCCCCTGCGCGTGGGGCGCTGTGCGACGGAGGAACCCCTCCTGCGCCGCCTCGGAGAAACCCATCGCGTGGCCTGCTGGCGCGCGGAAGAGGAGGAACAGCCATGA
- a CDS encoding ABC transporter ATP-binding protein translates to MTCAHPLLDVRHLKKHFRVSGGFLRKPGTVRAVDDVSFRLDAGKTLGLVGESGSGKTTVARLVLRLLACTSGEILLDGENLATAPSGEMKRLRRKMSVVFQDPNASLNPRMTIRRSLERPLQVNEEGADDPEERIREAIARVHLREEVLHRYPHQLSGGQQQRVCVARAMLLRPRLLVLDEPTSALDISVQAQVLNVLTDLQRTLGLAYLFISHDLHVVRYVSDHTAVMYLGRIVETGPSEMVFENALHPYTQGLFFASPPTSPRERGRRRTLLSSDPPSLLDLPPGCRLAPRCPYRTDLCDTEEPAMREAAPGHFVACHRIAE, encoded by the coding sequence ATGACCTGCGCGCACCCCCTGCTCGACGTGCGTCACCTGAAGAAACACTTCCGCGTCTCCGGCGGTTTTCTGCGGAAACCGGGCACGGTCAGGGCCGTGGACGACGTGAGCTTCCGTCTCGACGCGGGGAAGACCCTCGGCCTCGTTGGCGAGAGCGGCAGCGGCAAGACCACCGTGGCCCGGCTTGTGCTGCGCCTTCTGGCCTGCACTTCCGGGGAGATCCTCCTGGACGGAGAGAACCTGGCCACCGCTCCTTCCGGGGAGATGAAGCGCCTGCGCCGGAAGATGAGCGTGGTCTTTCAGGACCCGAACGCCTCGCTCAATCCGCGGATGACCATCCGCCGCTCCCTGGAGCGCCCTCTCCAGGTCAACGAGGAGGGTGCGGACGACCCGGAGGAGCGGATCCGGGAAGCCATCGCCCGAGTGCATCTCCGGGAGGAGGTGCTGCACCGCTACCCACACCAGCTCTCGGGAGGCCAGCAGCAGCGGGTCTGCGTGGCCCGGGCCATGCTCCTGCGCCCCAGGCTGCTCGTGCTGGACGAGCCGACCAGCGCCCTGGACATCTCCGTCCAGGCCCAGGTGCTCAATGTCCTGACGGACCTGCAGCGCACCCTCGGCCTCGCCTATCTCTTCATCTCCCACGACCTGCACGTGGTGCGCTACGTAAGCGACCACACGGCGGTCATGTATCTGGGAAGGATCGTGGAGACCGGTCCCTCGGAAATGGTCTTCGAAAACGCACTGCATCCCTACACGCAGGGGCTCTTCTTCGCATCGCCCCCGACGTCGCCCAGAGAGCGCGGGCGCAGGCGGACCCTGCTCTCCTCCGATCCGCCGAGCCTGCTCGATCTTCCCCCGGGGTGCCGCCTCGCACCGCGGTGCCCCTACAGAACCGACCTGTGCGACACCGAGGAACCCGCCATGAGAGAGGCCGCTCCGGGACATTTCGTGGCGTGCCACCGGATCGCGGAATGA
- a CDS encoding N-acyl-D-amino-acid deacylase family protein, translating to MYDLLIRNATIYDGTENEEALHGAIAIAGDTIASVGHCDGTARRTLDADGLVACPAFIDIHSHADLNILAKPTAPNYLKMGVGTVVTGQCGISMAPLGTTEELFALSKNSTGGAVPEDARFRWTWRGFGEFCRLVEEIRTGVNILPMVGHGSARTAVSSFRKEPLGGEDIARLVNLLDDALREGAWGVSTGLFYPPGCFSSEAEMDAVFRLLGRRKALHATHMRDESDFVVECVAENIALARRWGFPLQISHHKASGRKNRGKVRTTMEMLRRARDEGLDVAWDAYPYHASSTGITICLPDRALEGGKEAMLARLRDPDTRTALRREMLENPHSIFPRESPPESIMIANCPALPRDQGRMLSDILGNGSPEERTERFFDWLLACGGDARAIFFAMDEEDVAYVISRPGTIIGSDSRIADPADDGAPHPRVFGTFPRFLRHFVLERNLLSLGEGIHRITGLPAKRLGLRDRGVLRPGARADIVLFDPSRLDGGPGFGEPPRFAEGIVHLFVNGVAAVEEGRLTSSRSGRVCLKTSTGT from the coding sequence GTGTACGACCTGCTCATTCGCAACGCGACGATCTACGACGGAACGGAAAACGAAGAGGCCCTGCACGGCGCCATCGCCATCGCGGGAGATACCATTGCCTCAGTGGGACACTGCGACGGAACGGCCCGAAGAACCCTCGACGCCGACGGCCTCGTCGCCTGTCCCGCCTTCATCGACATCCACTCCCACGCGGATCTCAACATTCTTGCCAAACCCACCGCGCCGAACTATCTGAAAATGGGGGTCGGCACCGTGGTCACCGGCCAGTGCGGCATCTCCATGGCTCCTCTCGGGACGACGGAAGAACTGTTCGCCCTCTCGAAAAACAGCACCGGCGGCGCCGTGCCGGAGGATGCGCGTTTCCGGTGGACCTGGCGCGGCTTCGGCGAGTTCTGCCGCCTCGTGGAGGAGATCCGCACCGGCGTGAACATCCTCCCCATGGTGGGACACGGCAGCGCCCGAACCGCCGTGAGTAGCTTCCGGAAGGAACCTCTCGGCGGGGAGGACATCGCCCGCCTGGTGAACCTGCTCGACGACGCGCTCCGGGAAGGCGCATGGGGCGTCTCCACGGGGCTGTTCTATCCTCCTGGGTGTTTCTCTTCCGAGGCGGAGATGGACGCCGTCTTCCGCCTTCTGGGGCGGAGAAAGGCGCTCCACGCCACCCACATGCGCGACGAGAGCGACTTCGTGGTGGAGTGCGTGGCGGAGAACATCGCCCTGGCGCGACGCTGGGGCTTTCCGCTCCAGATCTCGCACCACAAGGCGTCGGGCCGGAAAAACCGGGGGAAGGTCCGCACCACCATGGAGATGCTCCGTCGCGCCAGGGACGAAGGCCTGGACGTCGCCTGGGACGCCTATCCCTACCATGCCAGCTCCACGGGAATCACCATCTGTCTTCCCGACAGGGCTCTGGAGGGGGGCAAGGAGGCGATGCTCGCCCGGCTCCGCGATCCCGACACGCGAACCGCGCTGCGGCGGGAGATGCTGGAGAATCCGCACAGCATCTTTCCCCGGGAGTCGCCGCCGGAGTCGATCATGATCGCCAACTGCCCCGCCCTCCCCCGCGACCAGGGGCGCATGCTGAGCGACATTCTCGGAAACGGGTCTCCCGAAGAACGGACGGAACGTTTCTTCGACTGGCTTCTCGCCTGCGGCGGCGACGCCCGGGCCATCTTCTTCGCCATGGACGAGGAGGACGTGGCATACGTCATCTCCCGGCCCGGAACGATCATCGGCTCGGACTCACGGATCGCCGATCCGGCGGACGACGGCGCGCCCCATCCCCGGGTCTTCGGCACCTTTCCCCGTTTTCTGCGCCATTTCGTCCTGGAGAGAAACCTTCTGTCCCTCGGGGAGGGAATCCACCGCATCACGGGTCTTCCCGCCAAGAGGCTCGGCCTGCGGGACCGGGGCGTTCTTCGCCCTGGAGCCAGGGCGGATATCGTGCTCTTCGATCCCTCCCGCCTCGACGGGGGCCCCGGATTCGGTGAGCCCCCCCGCTTCGCCGAAGGGATCGTCCATCTCTTCGTGAACGGGGTCGCCGCCGTGGAGGAAGGGCGCCTCACCTCCAGCCGCTCCGGCCGGGTCTGCCTGAAGACATCCACAGGGACGTGA